A stretch of the Pseudorasbora parva isolate DD20220531a chromosome 13, ASM2467924v1, whole genome shotgun sequence genome encodes the following:
- the LOC137039063 gene encoding DNA damage-regulated autophagy modulator protein 2, whose product MWWFQRGLCALPVALVIWSSATFLISYVTAVVLGHADLLVPYISDTGTEVPERCVFGFMLSISAFLGLGTMYVRYKQVQALISASESGLLLLNFTGLLMGIFSTVGMCVVANFQKTDMISIHLLGAGLTFGPGTLYILVQTGMSYRMQPRFHGRDILWARMAVGMWTLISIITLFISSVLMYDDLPGVDVTNKLHWRPGERGFIPHQVSAAAEWSLAFSFICFFFTYMHDFQKITLWVQPVLQSNHLYDYPHYEEREHVHQEERSPLLAGTI is encoded by the exons ATGTGGTGGTTTCAACGGGGGCTGTGTGCTCTACCGGTGGCTCTGGTTATTTGGTCATCCGCTACGTTCCTCATCTCTTATGTCACAGCGGTCGTGTTGGGCCATGCCGACCTGCTTGTCCCATACATAAG TGACACAGGCACTGAGGTTCCTGAACGCTGTGTGTTCGGCTTCATGCTGTCAATCTCAGCTTTCCTAG GGTTGGGCACCATGTATGTGCGATATAAACAAGTTCAGGCTTTGATATCGGCCTCTGAGTCAGGCTTACTGCTGCTGAACTTCACAGGCCTCCTGATGGGCATCTTCAGCACTGTAGGGATGTGTGTTGTGGCCAACTTCCAG AAAACAGATATGATATCCATCCACCTTTTGGGAGCGGGGCTGACCTTCGGCCCTGGGACATTGTATATCCTGGTTCAGACCGGTATGTCATACCGCATGCAGCCGCGTTTCCACGGCAGAGACATTCTGTGGGCACGTATGGCCGTGGGAATGTGGACGCTCATTAGCATAATTACAC TTTTCATATCCTCTGTGTTGATGTACGATGACCTGCCTGGTGTGGATGTCACTAACAAGTTACACTGGCGGCCAGGAGAGAGA GGCTTTATACCGCACCAGGTCAGTGCTGCAGCAGAGTGGTCTCTGGCATTCTCCTTCATCTGCTTTTTCTTCACGTACATGCATGATTTCCAG AAAATCACTCTGTGGGTTCAGCCTGTACTTCAGAGTAACCATCTCTACGATTATCCTCACTATGAAGAGAGAGAGCATGTGCATCAGGAAGAACGATCTCCTCTACTGGCTGGTACCATTTGA